One Capsicum annuum cultivar UCD-10X-F1 chromosome 2, UCD10Xv1.1, whole genome shotgun sequence genomic window carries:
- the LOC107860656 gene encoding shaggy-related protein kinase epsilon isoform X1 produces MASGSIIPSAGGNPITDAIRIENLPKEISGMKIKNDKGEKEMEAAVVDGNGTETGHIIVTTIGGKNGQPKQTISYMAERVVGQGSFGIVFQAKCLETGETVAIKKVLQDKRYKNRELQTMRLLDHPSIVSLNHCFFSTTEKDELYLNLVLEFVPETVYRVLRHYSKANQRMPMTYVKLYSYQMFRALAYIHGIGVCHRDIKPQNLLVNPHTHQLKLCDFGSAKVLVKGEPNISYICSRYYRAPELIFGATEYTNAIDIWSVGCVLAELLLGQPLFPGESGVDQLVEIIKVLGTPTREEIKCMNPNYSEFKFPQIKAHPWHKIFHKRIPPEVVDLVSRLLQYSPNLRCSALEALAHTFFDELRDPNARLPNGRPLPPLFNFRPQELKGASSELLNKLLPEHAKKQCPFLGL; encoded by the exons AAAAG GAAATGGAAGCAGCTGTTGTGGATGGAAATGGAACTGAAACAGGTCACATCATTGTGACGACTATTGGGGGAAAAAATGGTCAGCCAAAGCAG ACCATAAGTTACATGGCAGAGCGAGTTGTTGGACAGGGTTCCTTTGGAATTGTATTCCAG GCCAAATGCCTTGAAACAGGAGAAACTGTGGCAATAAAAAAGGTCCTGCAGGACAAGAGATACAAGAATCGAGAATTGCAGACTATGCGACTTCTTGATCATCCTAGCATTGTTTCACTGAATCACTGCTTCTTTTCAACCACAGAAAAGGATGAGCTCTATTTAAATTTGGTTCTAGAATTTGTACCTGAAACTGTCTACCGTGTTTTAAGACATTACAGCAAAGCAAACCAACGAATGCCTATGACATATGTCAAACTGTACTCATATCAG ATGTTTAGAGCTTTGGCTTACATTCATGGGATTGGAGTCTGCCACAGGGACATCAAACCTCAGAATTTACTG GTCAATCCCCACACACATCAGCTTAAGCTTTGTGATTTTGGGAGTGCAAAAGTCCTG GTCAAAGGCGAGCCAAATATTTCATATATCTGTTCACGCTATTATCGTGCTCCTGAACTAATATTTGGAGCAACCGAGTACACCAATGCAATTGACATATGGTCTGTGGGCTGTGTCCTAGCTGAGCTGCTCCTTGGCCAG CCCCTCTTTCCTGGTGAGAGTGGTGTAGATCAGCTCGTCGAAATAATCAAG GTTCTTGGAACACCAACGCGTGAAGAAATCAAATGTATGAATCCAAATTACTCCGAGTTCAAGTTCCCGCAAATCAAAGCTCATCCCTGGCACAAG ATTTTTCACAAGCGGATACCTCCTGAAGTTGTGGATCTTGTGTCAAGGCTTCTCCAGTATTCTCCAAATCTGAGGTGCAGCGCG TTGGAAGCTCTTGCTCACACTTTCTTTGATGAACTCCGTGACCCCAATGCTCGTCTTCCTAATGGTCGTCCATTGCCACCACTGTTCAACTTCAGGCCTCAAG AGCTGAAAGGAGCGTCTTCAGAACTCTTAAACAAACTGTTACCAGAACATGCTAAAAAACAGTGTCCATTCCTTGGGCTCTAG
- the LOC107860656 gene encoding glycogen synthase kinase-3 homolog MsK-3 isoform X2, with translation MASGSIIPSAGGNPITDAIRIENLPKEISGMKIKNDKGEKEMEAAVVDGNGTETGHIIVTTIGGKNGQPKQTISYMAERVVGQGSFGIVFQAKCLETGETVAIKKVLQDKRYKNRELQTMRLLDHPSIVSLNHCFFSTTEKDELYLNLVLEFVPETVYRVLRHYSKANQRMPMTYVKLYSYQMFRALAYIHGIGVCHRDIKPQNLLVNPHTHQLKLCDFGSAKVLVKGEPNISYICSRYYRAPELIFGATEYTNAIDIWSVGCVLAELLLGQPLFPGESGVDQLVEIIKVLGTPTREEIKCMNPNYSEFKFPQIKAHPWHKIFHKRIPPEVVDLVSRLLQYSPNLRCSAVSATSSRSIFFFLGCKHIWKLLLTLSLMNSVTPMLVFLMVVHCHHCSTSGLKS, from the exons AAAAG GAAATGGAAGCAGCTGTTGTGGATGGAAATGGAACTGAAACAGGTCACATCATTGTGACGACTATTGGGGGAAAAAATGGTCAGCCAAAGCAG ACCATAAGTTACATGGCAGAGCGAGTTGTTGGACAGGGTTCCTTTGGAATTGTATTCCAG GCCAAATGCCTTGAAACAGGAGAAACTGTGGCAATAAAAAAGGTCCTGCAGGACAAGAGATACAAGAATCGAGAATTGCAGACTATGCGACTTCTTGATCATCCTAGCATTGTTTCACTGAATCACTGCTTCTTTTCAACCACAGAAAAGGATGAGCTCTATTTAAATTTGGTTCTAGAATTTGTACCTGAAACTGTCTACCGTGTTTTAAGACATTACAGCAAAGCAAACCAACGAATGCCTATGACATATGTCAAACTGTACTCATATCAG ATGTTTAGAGCTTTGGCTTACATTCATGGGATTGGAGTCTGCCACAGGGACATCAAACCTCAGAATTTACTG GTCAATCCCCACACACATCAGCTTAAGCTTTGTGATTTTGGGAGTGCAAAAGTCCTG GTCAAAGGCGAGCCAAATATTTCATATATCTGTTCACGCTATTATCGTGCTCCTGAACTAATATTTGGAGCAACCGAGTACACCAATGCAATTGACATATGGTCTGTGGGCTGTGTCCTAGCTGAGCTGCTCCTTGGCCAG CCCCTCTTTCCTGGTGAGAGTGGTGTAGATCAGCTCGTCGAAATAATCAAG GTTCTTGGAACACCAACGCGTGAAGAAATCAAATGTATGAATCCAAATTACTCCGAGTTCAAGTTCCCGCAAATCAAAGCTCATCCCTGGCACAAG ATTTTTCACAAGCGGATACCTCCTGAAGTTGTGGATCTTGTGTCAAGGCTTCTCCAGTATTCTCCAAATCTGAGGTGCAGCGCGGTGAGTGCAACAAGTTCTCGctcaattttctttttccttggtTGCAAACACAT TTGGAAGCTCTTGCTCACACTTTCTTTGATGAACTCCGTGACCCCAATGCTCGTCTTCCTAATGGTCGTCCATTGCCACCACTGTTCAACTTCAGGCCTCAAG AGCTGA